One stretch of Oncorhynchus clarkii lewisi isolate Uvic-CL-2024 chromosome 1, UVic_Ocla_1.0, whole genome shotgun sequence DNA includes these proteins:
- the LOC139406445 gene encoding uncharacterized protein gives MSVQIPETNTTTARLRIKPRPGLQSRLNLQPKPGLKSKPELKNKPRAKPIPGLRPKPGPQSKPILKPRPPSPTSLNTKTSNITPTTSLSPGITSHSWQTTRTSTSQSSTTPGPSPGTTTKITNPSYKTTSSSPVVSISSSSSGSPTPGTTTTARPSSRTTHPISRTRFWLTPRPGLQPKPGLSPIPGPIPKPGPKLTPDSKPRPPNPTSSPSSISKTTPRPGSTPDIPTSLSPKTTSPNSRTTSSSLEISFTNPSSGSLSRTTPSHSPATTTTTSSSPKITSSSIRAGSGRFTLSPTPATKTTTSPNSSTSFTSLSSRTTNTSISPESKSAQHPEPSSTTPRFSIKPKPGLKPKPDQKHKPGRRPIPSSKPKPGSKLKSVLKPRTPSPNSFSSSGPKTTLKPGSTSTTTTSLSPGARTSSSPTPATTTTTNPIIKASSSATIPSPSTSFTRLNSLSISASSGHVTKSDQNARPSPTITRSQWIPRLSTKPESGPQPRPGLQSRPSLKPKDDLRPETEPNPKPGPRPIPGLRPKPRPKPKSVLKPRPPNPTSSSSPKFTPRPDPSLTTIHSPSSNTTSSRFRTTSFSTGISITSPTLRDTRTSTSLSSTTQIHSIATTSSPGPTTTSPSIRNGPSSSSRSSTTLSSFSATRITTNPDPKVTSPGFRMNYRTFRLSIGTSTSGSPTPEQTTTTNTSSKITSSRIWTNSSSSSSKTPATTTPATTTSISSSSRTTSISISPETKSAQKLEPSTTTTRPGLKLKPERKPKPGTKPKPDPIPIPHRTPKPGPRPKPVLKPRPAPKPWPKTTTQGPRTTSSTPSPKTSNSQRTMTDPSPQTATSPGSRTTRPNQQTTLSSSAKIISRTSLKTSTSPVTMTTTIASLKKTSSRQQFSTRPSPKTSTASPIPLANSNHSPTTTSPDTPTPSPNSPTPSPIPESSTPSVRELRVKTSQVSASLNDTKDTSRGPKVSRGGHPKVRPGLNLLTEKEQVGSKTNRTENQPQSPAQISPGVTMAPRDCSDHMARGERNSRVYQVTPDPKNRTIAVFCDMESHGGGWTVIQLRQDGSVDFNRTWAEYRTGFGDLMVGEFWLGNDHIHLLTRNRVMVLRVELEDFNGMMEYAEYRLFRVAGERLRYRLSVGGYSGTAGDALQFSKSYDHNNRFFTTPDRDYDRYPSGNCGAYYSSGWWFDACMASNLNGRYYVGKYKGVRNGIYWGTWHNISTEYYPTNDRQSFKTVRMMIRPRGYAK, from the exons ACCACTAGCCTCAGCCCTGGAATCACAAGCCACAGTTGGCAGACCACGCGGACAAGTACTAGCCAAAGTAGCACCACACCAGGCCCCTCTCCAGGCACTACCACAAAGATTACTAACCCAAGCTACAAGACCACTAGTTCCAGCCCTGTGGTCAGcatcagcagtagcagtagtggtagcccCACTCCAGGAACTACAACCACTGCTAGACCTAGCTCAAGGACCACCCATCCAATCTCTAGAACTAGGTTCTGGTTGACTCCCAGACCTGGCTTACAGCCTAAACCAGGCTTAAGTCCTATTCCAGGACCCATACCCAAACCTGGACCAAAGCTCACACCTGACTCAAAGCCCAGACCACCcaatccaaccagctcccccagCTCCATCTCAAAGACCACTCCCAGACCTGGCTCAACTCCAGACATCCCCACTAGCCTCAGCCCAAAGACCACAAGTCCAAACTCCAGGACTACCAGCTCCAGCCTTGAGATTAGCTTTACAAACCCCAGTTCAGGCAGTCTCAGCAGAACCACACCAAGTCACTCTCCAgcaaccacaaccaccactagctctagCCCAAAGATCACCAGTTCTAGCATCCGGGCAGGCTCAGGAAGATTCACACTAAGCCCAACTCCAGCAACCAAAACCACCACTAGCCCCAACTCAAGCACCAGCTTCACTAGCCTCAGCTCAAGGACCACCAATACCAGCATCAGTCCTGAGTCAAAGTCTGCCCAACATCCTGAACCCAGCTCAACAACCCCCAGATTTAGCATTAAGCCCAAACCTGGCCTAAAACCCAAACCAGACCAAAAGCACAAACCAGGCCGAAGGCCTATTCCAAGTTCAAAGCCTAAACCTGGATCAAAGCTTAAATCAGTCTTGAAGCCCAGAACACCCAGCCCGAATAGCTTCTCCAGTTCAGGACCAAAGACCACACTCAAACCCGGCTCAACttcaaccaccaccactagcctTAGCCCTGGGGCCAGAACCAGCAGTAGTCCCACTCCAgcaactacaaccaccaccaaTCCAATTATCAAGGCCAGCTCCTCCGCCACTATCCCCAGCCCATCAACCAGCTTTACTAGACTCAACTCACTGAGCATCAGTGCCAGCTCCGGCCATGTGACAAAGTCTGACCAAAATGCTAGACCCAGCCCAACGATCACCAGGTCCCAGTGGATCCCCAGACTTAGCACAAAGCCAGAATCTGGGCCACAACCCAGACCAGGCCTACAGTCCAGACCCAGCCTAAAGCCTAAAGATGACCTAAGGCCTGAAACTGAACCAAATCCCAAACCAGGCCCAAGGCCTATTCCAGGCCTAAGACCcaaaccaagaccaaaaccaaagTCTGTCCTAAAGCCCAGACCACCCAATCCTACTAGTTCTTCCAGCCCAAAATTCACGCCCAGGCCTGACCCATCTCTTACCACTATCCATAGCCCAAGCTCCAATACTACCAGTTCAAGGTTCAGGACTACCAGCTTCAGCACTGGAATCAGCATTACCAGCCCCACTCTACGGGACACCAGGACCAGTACTAGTCTAAGCAGCACTACACAGATCCACTCTATAGCCACCACCAGTAGCCCTGGCCCAACGACCACCAGTCCAAGCATCCGGAATGGACCTTCCAGCTCAAGCCGAAGTAGTACAACACTGAGCTCATTTTCAGCAACCAGAATCACCACTAATCCTGACCCAAAGGTCACTAGTCCAGGATTCAGGATGAACTACAGAACCTTCAGGCTCAGCATCGGGACCAGCACCAGCGGTAGCCCAACTCCAGAACAAACAACCACCACTAACACTAGCTCAAAGATTACCAGTTCAAGAATTTGGACCAACTCTTCCAGCTCAAGCAGCAAAACTCCAGCAACCACAACTCCAGCAACCACAACCTCCATAAGTTCCAGTTCAAGGACCACCAGTATCAGCATCAGTCCTGAGACAAAGTCTGCCCAAAAGCTAGAACCCAGCACAACAACTACCAGACCTGGCCTAAAGCTTAAACCTGAACGTAAGCCTAAACCTGGCACAAAGCCCAAACCAGACCCAATACCTATTCCACACCGAACACCTAAACCTGGACCAAGACCAAAGCCTGTGCTGAAGCCCAGACCTGCTCCAAAGCCTTGGCCCAAAACCACCACCCAAGGTCCAAGGACCACTTCCTCCACACCTAGCCCCAAGACATCCAATAGCCAAAGGACTATGACTGACCCCAGCCCACAAACGGCCACAAGCCCAGGCTCAAGAACTACAAGACCTAACCAACAAACTACCCTCAGCTCTAGCGCAAAAATCATCTCTAGAACTAGCCTGAAAACATCCACTAGCCCTGTCACAATGACCACTACTATCGCCAGTCTAAAAAAGACCAGCTCAAGGCAACAATTTAGCACAAGGCCTAGCCCCAAAACTAGCACTGCTAGTCCCATTCCATTGGCCAACTCTAACCATAGCCCTACTACCACCAGCCCTGACACCCCTACTCCCAGCCCCAACTCCCCTACCCCCAGCCCCATACCGGAGTCTTCCACCCCCAGTGTGAGAGAACTGCGTGTGAAGACCAGCCAGGTATCTGCTAGTCTGAATGACACAAAGGATACAAGCAGAGGGCCAAAGGTTTCTCGAGGAGGGCATCCAAAGGTCCGTCCTGGGTTAAACCTGCTCACAGAAAAGGAGCAGGTAGGCAGCAAGACTAACAGGACGGAGAACCAGCCTCAAAGCCCTGCACAGATTTCACCAGGAG TTACCATGGCACCCAGAGACTGCTCTGACCACATGGCCAGGGGGGAGAGGAATAGCAGAGTCTACCAAGTGACCCCTGACCCTAAGAACAGAACCATTGCAGTGTTCTGTGACATGGAGTCTCATGGCGGAGGGTGGACCGTCATTCAGCTCCGTCAGGATGGCAGTGTGGACTTCAACCGGACCTGGGCTGAATACCGGACAGGCTTTGGTGACCTGATGGTTGGGGAGTTCTGGCTGGGCAACGACCACATCCACCTGCTGACACGAAACAGGGTGATGGTCCTTAGGGTGGAGCTGGAGGACTTTAACGGCATGATGGAGTACGCAGAGTACAGGCTCTTCCGTGTGGCTGGCGAGCGGCTACGCTACCGCCTGTCTGTGGGTGGGTACTCGGGCACGGCAGGAGATGCACTTCAATTTAGCAAGAGTTACGACCACAACAACAGGTTCTTTACGACTCCTGACAGGGACTATGACCGCTACCCTTCAGGGAACTGTGGGGCCTACTACAGCTCAGGCTGGTGGTTTGACGCCTGCATGGCTTCCAACCTCAACGGGAGATATTATGTGGGAAAATACAAAGGGGTGCGGAACGGAATCTACTGGGGGACGTGGCATAACATATCCACAGAGTACTACCCGACTAATGACAGACAATCTTTCAAGACTGTCAGAATGATGATCAGGCCAAGGGGCTATGCAAAGTGA